One Aneurinibacillus migulanus genomic region harbors:
- the fliS gene encoding flagellar export chaperone FliS — protein MNTMAQQRYKQNTVNTASPEELVLMLYKGAVRFINAAQKELAAGNIMAAHQHNVRVQDIVTELMGGLNMNVPIAEELMKLYDFLLHRLIEANVKKDASILEEVKGFFNEFIATWSEAIKIAKRK, from the coding sequence ATGAATACTATGGCTCAGCAAAGATATAAGCAAAATACAGTAAACACCGCATCCCCGGAAGAACTTGTTTTAATGTTATATAAAGGTGCTGTTCGTTTTATTAATGCCGCTCAGAAGGAGTTAGCGGCAGGAAATATAATGGCTGCACATCAACATAATGTTCGTGTACAGGATATTGTGACCGAGTTAATGGGCGGTTTGAATATGAATGTACCCATTGCCGAAGAATTAATGAAGCTGTATGATTTCCTGCTGCATCGCTTAATCGAAGCAAATGTTAAAAAAGACGCGAGTATTCTTGAAGAAGTAAAAGGGTTCTTCAACGAATTTATTGCAACATGGTCAGAAGCTATAAAAATAGCAAAAAGGAAATAA
- a CDS encoding flagellar protein FliT, with amino-acid sequence MYGEKKQNGLKKVLVLTQQLISALQEERYEEIDDLMIKRQQTMDVITQLDTGIDSYLFEQERKRLLPLLENIWECDRKFMDLAQMRKQEASSAIQKIQMSRKLNLSYQQAYSNQDGYYIDQTIGSRKR; translated from the coding sequence ATGTATGGAGAGAAAAAACAGAACGGCCTAAAAAAAGTCCTTGTGCTTACCCAGCAGCTTATTAGTGCTCTTCAGGAGGAGCGCTATGAAGAGATTGATGACTTGATGATCAAACGCCAGCAGACGATGGATGTCATTACACAATTGGATACAGGGATAGATTCATATCTCTTTGAACAGGAGAGGAAGCGTCTGCTTCCCCTCCTGGAAAACATTTGGGAGTGCGATCGGAAGTTTATGGATTTAGCACAGATGCGTAAGCAGGAAGCCTCCAGTGCGATTCAAAAAATACAAATGTCTCGCAAATTGAACCTTTCATATCAACAAGCATACTCTAATCAGGATGGATATTATATCGACCAAACCATTGGCTCGCGCAAGCGATAG
- a CDS encoding motility associated factor glycosyltransferase family protein encodes MNTTSGTQILTKNLRFFRKHFPGVYELVMGKEPERDIYRVCTARKAKVSTIEKYEGDRWQAVHSMYDPLQEAVRWAQPALKEKTTEVVLFGLGFGYYAEALLAINPQLRFYIIEPDIQVFLHSLESRDWTVFPWKQVLYFGFGSEEQTLHALHHSYFQRVHASLQIMELPAYIRLYPEVYRCFIETLKKGREEYVQGMTTTLYFQKMWTRNVMKNLRKTTSSPSVYGLTSQFRDRIVILTASGPSLADAIPTIRQAQQDQKAIIIAAGTSVNSLLRHDVIPDAFISYDPNQPNYHILKPVFQSGIPLMFASTIYYQITEEYEGPTAYFLTNQDYIYPYLDRKIKKEEVVQDAPTVTLIAMQLLLKLGCKAIYLAGQDLAYIDKKAYAPGTSEHHDTVNVDASVAFKQVLTVENNQGKMTETNESFINMLQSIEQFFAHSPVNHIYNLSEYGAKIKGISYTSTEELSTILEEEPSIPFEWELPEVNPKKQKKFLETLYKDIQLCAYDVRHLEALFNRMEKEKNIEPTRREQMVLEYNGIVDRFLQRPAFIGLFYPWMQVYLQHMQRTIYEIKDLPLVEHFPTVRDLLGRFVQECKAALEFYEENLKEI; translated from the coding sequence GTGAATACAACAAGTGGAACACAGATACTGACCAAAAATTTACGGTTTTTTCGTAAACACTTTCCTGGCGTATATGAGTTAGTTATGGGAAAGGAACCTGAGCGGGACATATATCGGGTATGTACAGCACGTAAAGCAAAAGTTTCAACTATCGAAAAATACGAAGGAGATCGATGGCAGGCGGTTCATAGCATGTATGATCCTCTTCAGGAAGCAGTTCGATGGGCTCAGCCTGCACTTAAGGAGAAAACTACAGAAGTGGTTTTGTTTGGGCTCGGTTTTGGTTATTACGCTGAAGCGTTATTAGCTATCAATCCGCAGCTTCGATTTTATATTATAGAACCAGACATCCAAGTGTTTTTACACTCATTAGAATCGAGAGACTGGACGGTGTTTCCATGGAAGCAGGTTTTGTATTTTGGATTTGGTAGTGAGGAGCAAACGCTGCATGCACTTCATCATTCATATTTTCAGCGTGTACATGCATCGCTGCAAATTATGGAGCTTCCAGCGTATATACGGTTGTACCCCGAAGTGTATCGATGTTTTATTGAAACGCTGAAAAAAGGACGGGAAGAATATGTGCAGGGCATGACGACAACATTATATTTCCAAAAGATGTGGACACGTAATGTGATGAAAAATCTTCGGAAAACAACCAGCTCACCATCAGTATATGGACTTACTTCGCAGTTCCGTGACAGAATTGTTATACTCACGGCATCTGGGCCTTCGCTCGCTGATGCAATTCCGACTATTCGACAAGCGCAGCAAGATCAAAAAGCGATTATCATCGCCGCGGGCACAAGCGTGAACTCATTATTAAGACATGATGTTATACCGGATGCTTTTATCTCGTATGATCCAAATCAACCAAACTATCATATACTGAAGCCCGTCTTTCAGAGCGGGATTCCACTTATGTTTGCGAGTACGATTTACTATCAGATTACAGAGGAGTACGAAGGACCAACTGCTTACTTCCTTACCAACCAGGACTATATTTATCCATATTTAGATAGGAAAATAAAGAAAGAGGAAGTTGTTCAGGATGCTCCGACTGTTACATTGATAGCGATGCAGCTACTTTTGAAGCTTGGTTGTAAGGCGATTTATTTAGCAGGGCAGGATCTCGCCTATATTGATAAGAAGGCGTATGCGCCTGGTACATCAGAACATCATGATACAGTGAATGTAGATGCTAGCGTAGCATTTAAGCAAGTACTAACAGTTGAGAATAACCAGGGGAAAATGACGGAGACAAATGAAAGTTTCATAAATATGCTTCAGAGCATCGAACAATTTTTCGCTCATAGTCCTGTCAATCATATTTATAATTTATCCGAATATGGAGCGAAAATTAAAGGGATTTCTTACACTTCTACTGAAGAGTTGTCTACTATACTGGAAGAAGAACCGTCTATTCCATTTGAATGGGAATTACCTGAGGTAAACCCAAAGAAACAAAAGAAATTTTTAGAGACTTTATATAAAGATATTCAACTGTGCGCATATGATGTACGGCATCTAGAGGCGCTGTTCAACCGTATGGAGAAGGAAAAGAATATTGAACCAACACGTCGAGAACAGATGGTGCTAGAGTATAATGGGATCGTAGATCGCTTTTTGCAAAGACCTGCCTTTATTGGACTATTTTATCCATGGATGCAGGTATATCTTCAGCATATGCAACGAACTATCTATGAAATAAAAGACTTGCCGTTAGTCGAGCATTTTCCAACTGTACGTGATTTGCTGGGACGCTTTGTACAGGAATGTAAAGCTGCGCTGGAATTTTATGAAGAAAACTTGAAGGAGATATAA
- a CDS encoding dTDP-glucose 4,6-dehydratase, with protein sequence MNVLVTGGAGFIGRWVVKRLLEDGHSVWILDDLSNGRRENIEEFLSHPNLREFIVGDIKDETLLNQLFAKVQFNICYHLGASINVQDSIDDPRTTFNNDTIGTFYVMEQCRTHNVKVVFMSTCMVYDRCTDETGITEEHPIKPASPYAGSKIAAENMVLSYYYAYGLPTVVIRPFNTYGPFQKTGGEGGVVAIFVRNQLKGLPIQIYGDGTQTRDLLYVEDCARFVVQTGYSDCVNGQIVNAGLGRDISINELAKLVAAGNEVASVPVEIKHVPHIHPQSEIQKLLCNYEKAERLLNWKPEVDLEEGITRTREWIHISNLL encoded by the coding sequence ATGAATGTACTTGTGACAGGTGGAGCAGGATTTATTGGACGCTGGGTAGTAAAACGCTTATTAGAAGATGGACATAGCGTTTGGATTTTAGATGATTTATCAAATGGACGCCGAGAAAATATTGAGGAGTTTCTTTCACATCCTAATTTAAGGGAATTTATTGTTGGAGACATTAAGGACGAGACATTACTTAATCAATTGTTTGCGAAAGTACAATTTAACATATGTTATCATCTTGGTGCTTCGATTAATGTACAGGATTCTATTGATGATCCGCGAACTACATTTAACAATGATACCATTGGGACGTTTTATGTAATGGAACAATGCCGTACCCATAACGTCAAAGTTGTATTTATGAGTACATGCATGGTATATGACCGCTGTACAGACGAGACAGGGATTACAGAAGAGCATCCTATCAAGCCTGCTTCTCCTTATGCTGGCTCCAAAATTGCGGCCGAAAACATGGTTCTTTCTTATTATTACGCTTATGGCTTGCCGACGGTTGTAATTCGTCCATTTAATACGTATGGGCCATTCCAAAAAACGGGTGGAGAAGGTGGAGTTGTTGCTATCTTTGTAAGAAACCAACTCAAAGGGCTACCAATACAAATCTATGGAGATGGAACACAGACAAGAGATTTATTATATGTGGAAGATTGTGCAAGATTTGTCGTTCAGACTGGCTACTCTGATTGTGTAAATGGACAAATCGTAAACGCCGGGCTGGGGCGGGACATCTCAATTAATGAATTGGCTAAGCTGGTTGCAGCAGGCAACGAAGTAGCTTCGGTACCGGTCGAAATAAAACATGTCCCTCATATTCATCCGCAAAGTGAGATTCAAAAATTACTGTGTAACTATGAAAAAGCTGAACGTTTGCTGAATTGGAAGCCGGAAGTAGACTTGGAAGAAGGAATCACACGTACGAGAGAATGGATTCATATAAGTAATTTGTTGTAG
- the pseC gene encoding UDP-4-amino-4,6-dideoxy-N-acetyl-beta-L-altrosamine transaminase, giving the protein MNQLEKLAIHGGKPIRNSLLSYGSQWVTEEDIATVVETMQSPFLTQGPRIAEFESRVAEESGAQYAVAFCNGTAALHGAMFAAGIEKGDEVITSPLTFAATSNSVLYQGGTPVFSDINPQTYLLDLEAVHTSITPRTKAVVPVDFSGQPVNMQAFRALADKHGLVYIQDAAHSLGASYDGKVVGSVADMTMFSFHPVKPVTTAEGGIIVTNNEEYYEKLLRFRSHGITKDSRWMEGDSEGPWYYQMVELGYNYRMTDIQAALGVAQIGRLPELLSRRNEIAQQYDRAFAGLEHAGLLWRPTVDKQAMSGWHLYVLSLNLENLKAGRREVYEALQAENLGVNVHYIPVYLHPYYKKLGYTKGICPQAEKLYETFITIPLFPKMSDEDVKDVTAAVEKVLSFFARS; this is encoded by the coding sequence ATGAACCAACTAGAAAAATTGGCGATTCATGGAGGAAAACCAATACGAAACTCTCTACTATCATATGGTTCGCAGTGGGTGACAGAAGAAGATATCGCAACAGTTGTGGAAACAATGCAAAGCCCATTCTTAACACAGGGGCCGCGTATTGCAGAATTTGAGAGTAGGGTAGCAGAGGAGAGCGGAGCGCAGTATGCAGTAGCTTTCTGTAATGGGACAGCAGCGCTCCATGGTGCTATGTTTGCTGCGGGTATAGAAAAAGGGGATGAAGTAATAACAAGTCCCTTAACGTTTGCAGCGACGTCGAACTCTGTGTTATATCAGGGGGGTACCCCTGTATTTTCAGATATCAATCCCCAGACCTATTTATTGGATTTAGAAGCAGTTCATACCTCTATTACGCCTCGAACGAAAGCGGTAGTGCCTGTCGATTTCTCAGGACAACCAGTGAATATGCAGGCATTTCGGGCCCTGGCTGATAAGCATGGGCTCGTATATATCCAGGATGCGGCTCATTCATTGGGTGCTTCGTACGATGGGAAAGTGGTTGGATCGGTTGCAGATATGACGATGTTTAGCTTTCATCCTGTTAAGCCTGTTACTACGGCGGAAGGTGGCATAATCGTTACAAATAATGAAGAATACTACGAAAAGCTTCTTCGATTCCGCTCTCATGGGATTACCAAAGATAGTCGCTGGATGGAAGGAGATTCTGAGGGGCCGTGGTATTATCAAATGGTGGAACTTGGATATAATTATCGTATGACCGATATTCAAGCTGCGCTTGGTGTAGCACAAATTGGACGTCTCCCAGAACTGTTAAGCCGAAGAAATGAGATTGCACAGCAGTATGATAGGGCATTTGCAGGCTTGGAGCATGCTGGTTTGCTGTGGAGGCCTACAGTAGATAAGCAAGCTATGTCAGGGTGGCATTTATACGTTTTATCCCTTAACTTAGAGAATTTGAAAGCAGGACGACGCGAGGTATATGAAGCACTACAGGCAGAAAATCTTGGTGTTAATGTTCATTATATACCTGTTTATCTGCATCCTTATTATAAAAAACTTGGTTATACGAAAGGAATTTGTCCGCAGGCAGAGAAGCTGTATGAAACGTTTATTACCATTCCGCTTTTTCCAAAAATGAGCGATGAAGACGTAAAAGATGTTACTGCCGCGGTAGAAAAAGTATTATCCTTTTTTGCAAGGTCATAG
- a CDS encoding EscU/YscU/HrcU family type III secretion system export apparatus switch protein produces the protein MIHKHFRQPDRKKEPTRAAVIRYDKEKDNAPVVVAQGRGDMARKIIEKAKESNIALQEDAFLLDNLFSLDLGNQVPPQLYQVVAEILLLVRRANIEETGVSPALKPISVARSVRDTVYWNEAEEEREEDISLEDLLGAIKNI, from the coding sequence ATGATTCACAAGCATTTTCGTCAACCGGACCGTAAGAAAGAACCTACACGGGCAGCGGTAATACGATACGACAAAGAAAAAGATAATGCCCCGGTTGTCGTAGCACAAGGGCGGGGGGACATGGCGCGTAAAATCATCGAAAAGGCGAAAGAGAGTAATATTGCGCTGCAAGAAGACGCCTTCTTATTAGACAACTTGTTCTCGCTGGATTTGGGTAATCAGGTTCCACCTCAGCTTTATCAGGTAGTAGCGGAAATTTTACTGCTGGTTCGTCGCGCCAATATAGAGGAAACAGGGGTATCCCCGGCTTTGAAGCCTATATCTGTGGCCCGCTCTGTGCGTGATACTGTTTATTGGAACGAGGCAGAAGAAGAGAGGGAGGAAGACATTAGTTTGGAAGATCTGTTAGGAGCGATAAAAAATATTTAG
- a CDS encoding flagellar export chaperone FliS, with product MERVVTLENVELSDIHDRPELITSLLYKKFLQKIEEAIEAMSEHKYDRVNSALQLCNDIITRLGFGIKYEAGVLADRLEMLYQYVFDLIWAANYTKDTAKMREAKQIIEELDRAWTTAMEKVKQSDSTASSINSGMKMKRPSINPYERMEIEQETLEKAQANPREL from the coding sequence ATGGAGCGTGTAGTTACACTAGAGAATGTCGAGCTTAGTGATATTCATGATCGCCCTGAGTTAATCACTTCTTTGCTTTACAAGAAGTTTCTACAAAAGATAGAAGAAGCGATAGAAGCAATGTCTGAGCATAAATACGATAGGGTAAACAGCGCTTTACAGCTTTGCAATGATATCATTACCCGTCTTGGCTTTGGTATTAAATACGAAGCAGGTGTTCTGGCAGATCGGTTGGAGATGTTATATCAATATGTGTTTGATTTGATTTGGGCAGCCAACTATACGAAAGATACTGCAAAGATGAGAGAAGCAAAGCAAATTATAGAAGAGCTTGATAGAGCATGGACGACAGCCATGGAAAAAGTTAAGCAATCAGACAGTACAGCTTCCTCGATAAATAGTGGAATGAAAATGAAAAGACCATCTATTAATCCATACGAGCGTATGGAAATTGAGCAGGAAACCTTGGAAAAAGCTCAGGCTAATCCAAGAGAACTATAA
- a CDS encoding flagellin N-terminal helical domain-containing protein, whose product MRINHNIPALNSYRNLSQNQAGMGKVLEKLSSGYRINRASDDAAGLAISEKMRGQIRGLQQGQRNTMDGISLIQTAEGALQEVHSMLQRMRELAVQAANDTYNSADKRASQDEVNELLKQIEDIAKTTEFNGVNLLSSGKAGGKIGINGKVGIQFGANTENYLELQLSGGINKTITKEGIGGQTFTLQISGARIDLKSLKLVDNGYPGIKINEILHTSSGARNAIAIFDNAVQAVSAIRSYMGAINNRLEHAVNNLSNYQENLTAAESRIRDADMAKEMTEYTKFNIINQSATAMLAQANQLPQGILQLLKG is encoded by the coding sequence ATGCGTATTAATCATAATATCCCAGCCTTAAATTCGTACCGAAATTTATCTCAGAATCAAGCCGGAATGGGCAAGGTACTGGAGAAGCTGTCTTCCGGTTATCGAATCAACCGAGCTTCTGATGATGCGGCAGGCCTCGCAATCTCAGAGAAGATGCGTGGACAAATTCGTGGTTTACAACAAGGGCAACGCAATACGATGGATGGCATTTCCTTAATTCAGACAGCAGAAGGCGCACTGCAAGAAGTACACTCGATGCTGCAGCGTATGCGTGAGCTGGCAGTACAAGCAGCAAACGATACGTATAATTCTGCTGATAAAAGGGCTTCTCAGGATGAAGTGAATGAATTGCTTAAGCAAATTGAGGATATTGCCAAAACGACTGAATTTAACGGTGTTAACCTCCTGTCTTCTGGAAAAGCAGGAGGGAAAATTGGCATCAATGGTAAAGTAGGTATTCAATTTGGAGCGAATACAGAAAATTATCTTGAACTTCAACTGTCTGGCGGTATTAATAAAACTATTACTAAAGAGGGAATTGGTGGTCAAACTTTTACTTTGCAGATCAGTGGCGCAAGGATTGATTTGAAATCCTTAAAGTTAGTGGATAATGGATACCCAGGTATTAAGATAAATGAAATTCTTCATACGTCTTCAGGGGCACGTAATGCGATCGCCATTTTTGATAATGCCGTACAGGCTGTTTCCGCTATTCGTTCTTATATGGGTGCCATTAACAATCGTCTGGAGCATGCAGTTAACAACCTTTCTAACTATCAGGAAAACCTAACAGCAGCTGAATCCCGTATTCGTGATGCTGATATGGCGAAAGAGATGACGGAATACACAAAGTTTAACATCATCAATCAGTCTGCTACTGCGATGCTTGCGCAAGCCAACCAGCTTCCACAAGGTATACTGCAACTTCTTAAAGGCTAA
- a CDS encoding flagellin N-terminal helical domain-containing protein — protein sequence MQGLHMERIATGQRINRAADDPAGLSISEKMRAQIRGLNMASRNAQDTISMLQTAEGALNETHSILQRMRELTVQAANDTNSSSDRQAIIDEIKQLQEEINRTSRSTSFNEQKLLDGSFTAKKFQIGPNSGDTLSLSIGSIDTATLGIDDIHNMLDNHTDAGKALDLLDGALKKVSRQRSQIGANVNRLEHTINNLENASENLTTAESRIRDANIAKEMMEYTRYSILTQVSMAMMAQTRKQAYSVLELLKPINWQDR from the coding sequence ATGCAGGGACTGCATATGGAACGCATTGCAACAGGCCAGCGCATTAACCGTGCCGCAGATGACCCCGCTGGCTTATCCATCTCGGAAAAAATGCGTGCGCAAATCCGCGGACTAAATATGGCGTCTAGAAATGCACAAGACACGATCTCAATGCTACAAACAGCAGAAGGGGCTCTCAATGAGACCCACTCCATACTACAACGAATGAGAGAGTTAACGGTACAAGCTGCCAACGATACGAATTCTTCATCCGACCGTCAAGCCATCATTGATGAAATTAAACAGCTACAGGAAGAAATTAACCGTACTAGCCGCAGTACATCATTTAACGAACAAAAGCTATTGGACGGATCCTTTACCGCGAAGAAGTTTCAGATTGGACCAAATTCCGGCGATACGCTTAGTCTTAGCATCGGTTCCATCGATACTGCAACACTTGGCATCGATGACATTCATAACATGCTAGATAATCATACAGATGCAGGAAAAGCACTCGATTTATTGGATGGAGCACTTAAAAAAGTCTCTAGACAACGCTCGCAAATCGGTGCGAATGTAAATCGGTTAGAGCATACGATTAACAACCTGGAGAATGCTTCCGAGAACCTGACAACTGCCGAGTCGAGGATTAGAGATGCAAATATAGCAAAGGAAATGATGGAATATACACGTTATAGCATTCTAACTCAAGTATCCATGGCCATGATGGCACAGACGAGGAAACAGGCATACAGCGTACTGGAGTTGCTGAAACCAATAAACTGGCAGGACAGATGA
- a CDS encoding basic amino acid ABC transporter substrate-binding protein — MLKKKSMKALLLACMLLMMAVMAAACGGGDKGSSQPSSGQAEAGKEAAAGGEKKVLKVGTDAAYPPFEKMGPDSKPVGFDMDIIKAIAEVNGWEVQIEHAGWDPLFEDIEKGKRDIAISTITIDEKRKKKYDFSDPYFDAHQLIMVPESANVTKIEDIKDMRVGVQSGTTGAALAEKILGKGNTKLRGFDDMPSAVEELYAKRVDAVVGDNGVLNDFLKNSGKAGYKVVKDPNVVPEQYGIMVKKGNKELLDEINKGLKTIKENGKYDEIFRQYFGEEKK; from the coding sequence ATGCTGAAGAAAAAAAGTATGAAAGCGCTTTTATTGGCTTGTATGCTGCTGATGATGGCGGTCATGGCAGCAGCATGTGGAGGCGGAGACAAGGGAAGCAGTCAGCCGTCCAGCGGGCAAGCCGAGGCAGGCAAGGAAGCGGCAGCCGGAGGCGAGAAGAAAGTGCTGAAGGTTGGAACTGATGCAGCGTATCCTCCATTTGAGAAGATGGGTCCTGACTCCAAGCCGGTAGGATTCGACATGGACATCATTAAGGCGATTGCGGAAGTGAACGGTTGGGAAGTTCAGATCGAGCATGCAGGATGGGACCCGCTGTTTGAGGACATCGAGAAAGGCAAGCGTGATATCGCGATTTCTACCATTACTATTGATGAAAAGCGTAAAAAGAAATACGATTTTTCTGACCCTTATTTTGATGCGCACCAATTAATCATGGTTCCGGAAAGTGCGAATGTAACGAAGATTGAAGATATCAAGGATATGCGTGTAGGTGTGCAGAGCGGTACGACAGGCGCAGCCCTGGCCGAGAAAATTCTTGGCAAAGGCAATACGAAGCTGAGAGGCTTTGATGATATGCCATCCGCAGTGGAAGAACTGTACGCGAAGCGTGTGGACGCGGTCGTGGGCGACAATGGGGTACTTAACGATTTCCTGAAGAACTCAGGTAAGGCAGGCTATAAGGTAGTCAAGGACCCGAACGTTGTGCCGGAGCAATACGGTATCATGGTCAAGAAGGGTAACAAGGAGCTGCTTGATGAGATTAATAAAGGGTTGAAGACGATTAAAGAGAACGGCAAGTATGACGAAATCTTCAGGCAGTACTTCGGCGAAGAGAAAAAATAA
- a CDS encoding amino acid ABC transporter permease, with amino-acid sequence MDWGVIYEYREMFIRGVGYTILFTSVGVFMGTILGLIFGLGRLSKNPLVRWPSVAYITVFRGTPLFVQILLIHFAAIPEIWGLFSEGEPPSAVFSGFVALSLNAGAYIAEIFRAGIQSIDRGQLEAARSLGMDNGQAMRFVILPQAFKRMIPPLGNEFIALLKDSSLLAVIAAPELAYAGYATAKSTFARWESYLTMAIVYLMLTLIISRFVAYLEKRFATE; translated from the coding sequence TTGGATTGGGGTGTCATTTACGAATACCGGGAGATGTTTATCCGCGGTGTGGGATATACGATTCTCTTTACTTCTGTTGGCGTATTTATGGGAACGATTCTTGGATTGATTTTCGGCTTGGGACGATTGTCGAAGAACCCATTGGTACGCTGGCCATCCGTTGCTTACATAACTGTTTTTCGCGGTACGCCGCTGTTTGTGCAAATTCTCTTGATTCACTTTGCGGCTATTCCGGAAATCTGGGGACTTTTCTCAGAAGGTGAGCCGCCTTCCGCTGTATTCTCTGGATTCGTCGCACTTTCCCTGAATGCCGGAGCCTATATAGCCGAGATTTTCCGTGCGGGGATTCAATCGATCGATCGTGGTCAATTGGAAGCGGCCCGTTCGCTGGGAATGGACAATGGACAAGCTATGCGCTTTGTCATTCTGCCTCAGGCATTCAAACGGATGATTCCGCCGCTTGGCAATGAGTTTATCGCCCTTCTGAAGGATTCATCGCTTCTTGCGGTCATTGCAGCGCCGGAGCTTGCATATGCGGGGTACGCGACAGCGAAATCGACATTCGCCCGCTGGGAGTCCTATCTGACGATGGCAATCGTGTATCTTATGCTTACACTTATCATTTCTCGCTTCGTTGCATACCTTGAAAAACGCTTTGCGACAGAGTGA
- a CDS encoding cold shock domain-containing protein translates to MQGKVKWFNAEKGYGFIEREDGDDVFVHFSAIQSEGFKSLEEGQSVEFEIVEGARGPQAANVVKL, encoded by the coding sequence ATGCAAGGTAAAGTAAAATGGTTTAACGCTGAAAAAGGTTATGGTTTCATCGAACGCGAAGACGGAGACGACGTATTCGTACACTTCTCTGCTATCCAATCAGAAGGATTTAAATCTTTGGAAGAAGGCCAAAGCGTTGAATTCGAAATCGTTGAAGGCGCTCGCGGACCTCAAGCAGCTAACGTTGTTAAGTTGTAA